A region from the Myripristis murdjan chromosome 23, fMyrMur1.1, whole genome shotgun sequence genome encodes:
- the LOC115355130 gene encoding tripartite motif-containing protein 35-like, whose translation MAGRLSLPEVDLSCPICCDIFRDPVVLKCSHSFCAGCLQQYWGPAGHSRDCPLCRTESVDEPVASLTLKNLCDSYVQDSGGLEAPPGELYCDPGEMCPLHGERLKLFCLPDKEPICVVCHTSRRHKQHDCCPISEAILDVKEEIKSALSSLQEKKEAFDKMKKNCEDTAAYIQVQAQFVERRTREEFEKLHRFLEAEEEARMEALKAEEEQKSQVMRQRIEEMTDNITALSETIRALEEELALEDISVLHKCKKTMTRANLPVEDPVMAPGVLIDVAKHLGSLKYTVWERMQKIIKYTPVTLDPNTAAPWLVLSDDLTSISDSDDKQKLPDNPERFDPDTGVLGHEGFTSGKHIWSVDVGENTAWVLGVAKESVKRKEKVSSVLKNGYLSVYFYHKMYFAGTSPLTRLSLKRNPQRIRVQLDCDKGRASFYDPQDNTHIYTFKHTLTEKVFPYFWVGCKQSPLMILPQELIVTADDCC comes from the exons ATGGCCGGCAGGCTCTCGCTCCCGGAGGTGGACCTCTCCTGCCCCATATGCTGTGACATCTTCAGAGACCCAGTGGTGCTCAAGTGCAGCCACAGTTTCTGCGCGGGATGCCTGCAGCAGTATTGGGGTCCAGCGGGACACAGTCGTGACTGCCCTCTCTGCAGGACGGAGTCTGTGGATGAACCTGTGGCCAGTCTTACCTTGAAAAACCTGTGCGACTCTTACGTCCAGGACAGCGGAGGACTGGAGGCCCCGCCTGGAGAGCTGTACTGTGATCCCGGGGAGATGTGTCCTCTCCATGGGGAGAGGCTCAAGCTCTTCTGCCTCCCGGACAAAGAGCCCATCTGTGTGGTTTGCCACACATCCAGGAGGCACAAACAGCACGACTGCTGCCCCATCAGCGAGGCCATTCTGGATGTGAAG GAGGAAATTAAGTCTGCCCTCAGCTCTTTGCAAGAGAAGAAGGAGGCTTTtgacaaaatgaagaaaaactgtgAGGATACTGCGGCATACATTCAG GTCCAAGCACAATTTGTTGAAAGACGGACCCGTGAGGAGTTTGAGAAGCTTCACCGTTTCCTTGAAGCTGAGGAAGAGGCCAGGATGGAGGCCCTGAAGGCCGAGGAAGAACAGAAGAGTCAAGTAATGAGACAGAGGATTGAAGAAATGACAGACAATATCACTGCTTTGTCTGAGACCATCAGGGCCTTAGAGGAGGAGTTAGCTTTGGAGGACATCTCTGTCCTTCAT AAATGCAAGAAGACAATGACAAG AGCCAACCTCCCAGTAGAGGATCCAGTTATGGCTCCAGGAGTGCTGATAGATGTGGCGAAACATCTGGGCTCTCTCAAGTACACTGTGTGGGAGAGGATGCAAAAGATCATTAAATACA CCCCGGTGACCCTGGACCCCAACACCGCTGCCCCCTGGCTCGTGCTGTCCGACGATCTCACCAGCATCAGCGACAGCGATGACAAACAGAAGCTGCCCGACAACCCGGAGAGGTTCGACCCGGATACGGGCGTGCTGGGCCACGAGGGCTTCACCTCAGGGAAGCACATCTGGAGTGTAGACGTGGGAGAAAACACCGCGTGGGTCCTCGGCGTGGCCAAAGAATCTGtcaagaggaaagagaaagtgtCCTCAGTGCTGAAGAACGGCTACTTGTCTGTGTACTTCTACCACAAAATGTACTTTGCGGGCACCTCTCCTTTGACGAGGCTCAGCTTAAAGAGAAATCCCCAGAGAATCAGAGTGCAGTTAGACTGTGACAAGGGAAGGGCGTCTTTCTACGACCcacaagacaacacacacatctacacttTCAAGCATACCTTAACTGAGAAGGTCTTCCCTTACTTCTGGGTGGGCTGTAAGCAGAGTCCTTTGATGATTTTACCGCAAGAGCTTATTGTGACAGCCGATGACTGTTGTTGA